A portion of the Carya illinoinensis cultivar Pawnee chromosome 11, C.illinoinensisPawnee_v1, whole genome shotgun sequence genome contains these proteins:
- the LOC122282279 gene encoding uncharacterized protein LOC122282279, translating into MFNEDGSAGVGLILRDWEGKVIMAVSKRASAVVEPLEVELVAILRGLQFCIPLGLQALTIETDSLILAKELAKPEFANAMFGNIVTDIKQMQSRISVCSILHVNREANESAHRLARFARSVVDTSVWWEVVPSIIEQVQWTDLAL; encoded by the coding sequence ATGTTTAATGAAGATGGCAGTGCAGGAGTTGGTCTTATTCTCAGAGATTGGGAAGGCAAGGTGATCATGGCTGTCAGCAAAAGGGCGTCAGCAGTGGTGGAGCCTCTTGAGGTTGAACTGGTAGCTATACTAAGGGGCTTACAATTTTGTATCCCTCTTGGTTTGCAGGCTCTAACTATTGAGACAGATTCGTTGATTTTAGCTAAAGAGTTAGCAAAGCCTGAGTTTGCCAATGCTATGTTTGGAAACATAGTAACAGATATCAAACAGATGCAGAGCAGAATATCAGTTTGTTCTATTTTGCATGTTAATCGAGAGGCAAATGAGTCAGCACACAGATTAGCAAGGTTTGCAAGATCAGTAGTTGATACAAGTGTTTGGTGGGAGGTTGTTCCCTCTATTATTGAACAAGTCCAATGGACTGATTTAGCTTTGTAA